Part of the Candidatus Krumholzibacteriia bacterium genome, CCCCGCCACTGCGGGTCGAGTTCACGTGGACGACCTTGGCTCCCTCCAGGGGACGGGTGAGCTGGCGTACCTGCTCGATGACGTCCGGTCCGGCGACCCGTTCGTAGTCCTGCAACACGGTGATCAGTCCTCCCCTTCGTGGACGGCTTCGCACACGGTGGCCAGCTCGCTGCGAAGCTCGGCCAGACTGCCGAAATACGGATCCACACCGGCCAGGGCCTCGAGCAGCGCCCGGTGCTCGTCCCCCCAGGCCTGGAGCCAGTCGCTGAAGTCGTCTTGGTGGTCGGGGGTTCTACGGCGCGCGTCGATGAAGTGGTAGAAGATGCTGCTCGTCGACATGCGCGAGACGTGTTCG contains:
- a CDS encoding DUF5752 family protein, which encodes EHVSRMSTSSIFYHFIDARRRTPDHQDDFSDWLQAWGDEHRALLEALAGVDPYFGSLAELRSELATVCEAVHEGED